A segment of the Ipomoea triloba cultivar NCNSP0323 chromosome 1, ASM357664v1 genome:
TATTTTAGAGGCTGATTATTGTACTGTTCAGGGACCCCATGGGAGAATGGATGGTTTTGCTAAAGAAAAGAATGGTTTATACTTCATTAGTCAACCTCCTGCTGTCAAGATAGGACCTCAAAGTGCTAATAAAGCTGTTAGTATCCAATGTAGTAGTTTGACAGCAGAATTATGGCATAACAGACTAGGACATTaccctttaaataaaatagccTCTCTCTGAATGGAATAAAGTCTGTTTCTCCTTATAAACATTCTGAATTTGTATGTGATGCCTGCCATTTTGCTAAACACAAAAGGTCTACACACATCAAACATAGTTGGCGTTGCAGGCTGCCTTGCTTCTCAGTTCGTTCTCTCAGCGATCAGCCATTCGATTGCACTGGGGAAGTGATGTCTTTTTCCCAAACCGCAAAGCTGATGCCGAATCTGGACGAACGGAGCACCAAGGTGCTTAACCTCACCGTTCTCCAGAGAATCGATCCCTTTATTGAGGAGATCTTAATCACCGCCGCTCACGTTACCTTCTACGAGTTCAATGTCGACCTTAATCAGTGGGTTCGTTCTTCCATTCCTTCTCTTTATTACTTTTCGTCTTTTTAGAATAAGTGTGTATCATCAGTGTCCATGTTTTGATTGAGAAAATTTTGAGTTAAATTAGATATCCGCTGCTTTGGTTGTGGTTGAAGTTGGCAAATGAACCTCAAAATTCGAGCTTCCGTCGAACATAGATAGTGTCTCTACATGTGTGTTGAAGACTGAACATTGGAAATATGCATTGTGTAAAGTAAGCTCGGATTGTTTCATTGAGCATTGTGTAAAGCAAATATGCATGTCTATGGTGCGCATGAAAGGGTATTAAAGTGTATGTTTGCTCACGGTTAGGGTTGAGATTGAACAAACTGGGGGAAAAAAGCCTAAGATGAATGAGACTGTCATATTTTTGTGTACTTTGGGTGAGTGTAATGCTAAAACACCAAATGATATTTACCATACAAATTTTTTAACAGGACAAATATGGCTTGTGTAGCCAAGTTTTCTTCTATAATGATTGCCAATTATTTTGATGAAAATATGTAAAGCCAAGTGAAATTTCCAtaaattgttgattttttagaATTTAGATATCATAaccagcatatatatatatatatacatacacacacacacacacacacacacacacacacatattccttttttttttgagtattacttactctattacaatgtactaCTTACTCTACTACaattttaatacggagtaattctgTTGTTCTTTATAGTCCATTGAGAAATGAAAAGAAGACTAGATCTATACTTTGAAGTACAAATCCAGTAAGACAATCCATCGCCTTCTATTTTCTTCTTGGATGCAATACAGTGACCAGTGAGCATATTTTAGCTTCCTTTTCATCAATGTTAAACACCATGGGAATGACAAAAGATAGGCAAAGCtattattgattatattttactGAACAAACCATCAGAATATTCAAAATCAATTGGGGGCATGAAAGTAACTTAAAAACCTGTAGTTGGCCAAGTTGCTAGGAAAAGTAAAAATTGATTGGGCTAACATTTCTGGGGGGATCAGCATAGCCTGGCTATAGAAAATTTGACTTACCTGTTCCTTGCTATTTAATTTTCTGGGGATGGAGGCTTGGGGAAGGTATTACCAGAGTTAAAAGTGGCATGAAATAGGTTAGAGTGGGGAAGAATTCAATTTGTATACATGGATATCCTTTTTCCACTTTACTggaaaaaatagtaattttCCCTTGGATCAACATATCACTCTTAATACAACCATCACAATACAAGTATGCCTTGGAGTATGTAAAATTCTTCttttacataaattttatttatcttttaaTACATAACTTTCCAGGGATTTGAATATTTCCATTGATAAATCCTATCTTCAAAAGAACACTAAGAAAAAGATTGCCTCTCAGTGTTCTCCTTTATTCTGCCTAAGACAATCTTTTATTATATGTGGTTTTTGGTTTTGATGCAGAGTCGTAAGGATGTTGAAGGTTCTCTCTTTGTAGTTAAAAGGTACATATGCATTCATATTATTTGTATTCTAGTGTTGTGGTATTTAAACATACATGTGTCTATTTTCTTTCAAAGTGGGTTTCTTTTTCCAATTGGTAAACTAAGAATCTAGGGGTTTAAAGTTTGAAATGTTATGTAATCGGGCGAACTCACGCGTCATAGGGCAATTAGGGTTATCGGGGTTGTTTGCGGGTTGCCTATGTCGAGAGATGAATTAAAGGATTTAGAGAACAAGATActaggaaaatgttttgagagttTTCCCACATCTTGTTTTATCTTATCTTCTTGCTTGCGTATACTCTTTATTAGAATGAAAATCTCCTTTATATAAGAGGGTTACAAAGActaaataaaacattaaaaggaaaagaaaatcaTTAAGACTCGCTACTATAATTATTCGATATCTTTAAGGGAACTAAATCAATTCTAGTAacaaagatattttaaaatcaacTAGTCAATCAATAACAAAGATATTTTAGAATCAACAAGTCAATCTCTTGATTTCTTACCTTGATTTTTTGAATCATAACATTACTTCCCTCCAGGACATCAAGCTTGTCCTCAAGCTTGAAACTAGAAAAATGGGAATGGATAATTCTGGTGCCATTGGGTCAATTGGCTCTTCGCCCCCTTCCCATTATTATTAAAGCCAAGTATGTATAGTTTTTGTTTGCAACGATGGCCCTTTATCCATGGGTCATCACAATTATAACAGAGGCCTCGCTTTTGGTGTTCCATCATCTCTGTCGGGGAGAGTTTATGGATTCGAGGAACACGTGATTGTGGCTGTTGATGCACTTGTGGTTGTTGGTGCACTGTTATGGCGCAACTAGGGGGTGTATGGGATTGGAAAGGTTGTCGAGGAGGTGCATGGTGAAGTAGGAGGCCTTTACAAACATAATCACATGCTATgttaatggcttcatcaagagAAACTGTCCGCATCCTTTTAACATCTTTACATAGCGCACCTCATCCAAGCCTGTTGTGAATAAACTGACCTGTTGAGAGTATAGGATGTTGCTAGCCCATGCTAGCAAGAGCTGGAAATCATATTCTAAGTCCCGACCATGTTGTTTGAGGATTGCCAGTTCACCTAACAGGATTGATGCACCAGGGTGGTCCAAAACGGAGGGTGCAAATGTCTTCGAATTGATTCCAAGAAAATTGGTGACCATCCTGCATGCAATGCTTGTACCACGGTTGGGCGCTATTGAATAGATAATACGCTACTGCGGAAACCTTCTCGTTGTTGAAAAACAAAGGGTTATGTATGTCTACAGGGTTGTCTCTATTTATGAACAAGTGCTTAAATTAACAGTTATGtgtctgtatatatatgtactatgttttttcattagaaacatagaattatataaatatattgtaacCTTTCAGTATTATATACATTTTCTCATTCCCGCTAGGCCTTTGgatctttcaaattcaacacTCGTGCTCAACATGTGGCGATTTCTCAAAGAATAGCTCACAGCGATGAAGCCAAACAAGAGGGTCCCCTTTACCTTCAAAAGTGGGGAACTCATGTCTGGTGAATTGTGTAGCAAGAATGGGAGCATTTGGTTGTGGCATTGCGGTCTTTAGAGTAGCTTGGTTGCCATGAGCCTGCAGTGTGAGGAAAGATTCCATCTGCTTGGCGAGATTGGCTATAGTCTCGGAAAGCAATTCTACGGTCGTAGTTGTTGAAAAGCAAAGGATTATGTCTGTCTATAAGGTTGTGTCTGTTTATAAATAGGTGTTTAAATTAATAGTTATgtgtctgtatatatatatgtactatgttTCTTCATTAAAAACATagaatctaaaaacataataagtgtgaatgaaggttatacccttcatttatgtccgttttttccgttaagtttttttgtatattatgctataaaagttgtactttacaatatattagacaagcgtacccctaccgttataacttccgttatcttttccactattgttaccatgcacatgcatccactatatattttcttattttcttcaataataataatatatacatattatatattggagttatatgttatttattttctaaaatataaatataaaatttataaaaatattttacattattattattatttacaataatttaaatatcaaaaatctaaataaatttaaaaatttaatataaaatattaatattgggcacctattttttgcgcatcgcgcataagaaaaactagttatAGTAATATATTGTAATCTTTTAGTATTATATACATTTTCTCATTCCTTGATTCTTCGTCTCTGCTTCTGCCTAATTGgtgggtggttgttattcttcCATCCCCACCTGCCAGGCCTTTGgatctttcaaattcaacatggtatcagagcctacttTCCTAGGATATTTTCCTTCCCATTTTTTGACGTAAACAGACGCCCGCGACTATGTCTTGGATTCTGACGCGTCTATGGTTGTTTACTTCAAAATCTACAACCACTGTCACACTCGGAATCACGTTGTGACCTTGCCCAAGAAATGTCGGTGTCATCCTCCGCTGCATGCGCCCACACGCGCCGTCAAAGATTGTCGAgactctatttttttaatttttttttagatctcTTCTTCTATGGTGAGTTTTTGATCTCACCTCCTACACCGTTGGATTCCTCTCCTTTTTGCGACTTTATCTGGAAAATTTCATCGTCATCCTACACCGTTGGATGGATGTTCGAATAGCCCGTACGTCCTTGTAGTTTTTTGCTATCGCCCATGTTGACGTTTGGCAATGGAACTAAAATGTTATGTACTCAAGCAAACTCACGTGTCACAGGGCGATTAGGGTTATCGGGGGTTGTTTGCAGGTTGCCTATGTTGAGAGATGAATTAAAGGGATTAGGGAACAAGATACTAGGAATCTTTTGAGAGTTTTCCCACCTCTGGTTTTATCTTAACGTCTTGCTTGCTTGTCCTCTTTATTAGAATGAAAATCCCCTTTATATAAGGGGGTTACAAAGactaaataaaacataaaaaggaAAGGTGAATCATTAAGGCTCCTTACCATAATTATTGGCTATCTCTAAAGGAACTAAATCAATTCTAGTAACAAGATATTTTAGAATCAATTAGTCAATCTTCTGATTTTCTGAATCATAACAGAGAAGTACCTTGCAGTGTCCTATATAGTATGCTTGTTAATAATCCACAAAGTAGATGATTGGATTACTTGAATGTTATGTCCATCTTGATGTCTTGTTTTGTTAGTTGTTTTCCATTCTATTCTATGGGTTCCTGTTTTTTCGATAGATTGTAGCTTTATGGAGAATGGATAACCAAATACAGTTGTTTTGGTGGCCTTATTTTAGGAACGCTCAGCCAAGGTTCCAGTTTGTTGTTATGAACCGTCGGAATACAGgttagtttaatttgtttgctTTTGATCTGTATTGTGCCTCCTTTATTTCCTTGGTTGAGGTCCTTGAGGTGATTCCAGATTTCACAATGTTATCAACGTCGTGGTGCTTTTTAGGATCTACAATGCCTGGACATACTTATTACTAGGAAGTGTTGATTAGTTGTGCTGGCTTTTAAGATCTTTGAGCTTGATTCATAGCATTTGACTGAGCTTGGCTCTGTGGCATCTAACTAATCAGCCTGAAGGGCTTATAGTACTATAGTAGTTTTTAAAGTGTTTTTTGTGTGTCTAGTTGAATGACAACCGTGTACCCCAATAAATTCCTAGCATCACCACAGACTTTGATTCTATAAGAATGCGGGTAATATGGAATTTGGTTTACAAATGGAGAAACTGTTAACAGTCCTCCCCCCCAGCCTCGCCTTAGTGGTTGTTTACTTTGTTTTATGACAGGTTATGGCTGAGAATGAAAATAACCCCAATTATGATCCATCAACGGATCCTAAAAGGAAGGTGAAATCAAAAGACCCATGCTGGAAATGCTAAATTATTGCATAATTTACTGTACTTAttgttgagatttgagaatATGTTTATTTGCTAAAATGCTAAATTATgaatcgatatatatatatatatatatactcatcgCCTAGGTGACTAGGCAGTTGGTGGCACCTCGCTTTGAAAGTCCGCCTTAACAACAATGGCCCAATCCTATCTCAAGATATGGAGCTTGAGATGGTTTCTTTAGTCCAACCAATCCTATCATGTTTTCAACCCAGCCTTGCTTGAACACGCCTTGCTCATTGCTCTCTAAAACTTGATATGTGGCAAATGTGCATTAACTTGACATGAATACTGAGGTGTGTCATATGCCTCCAAATGGTGCTTTGGGAAAATTGTACACTGTATGCCAactctgtgttttttttttcgttattttattattattttttatttttatctctttCTAATGATAATgtgcatgattttttttttgatatcaACAGAGAATCTGGTGGAGGATCTCTTGGGAGATTTTGAGTTTGAAATTCAGGTTCCATATCTGTTGTATCGTAATGCAGCACAAGAAGTTAATGGCATCTGGTTTTACAATTCACGTGAATGTCAGGAGGTTGGAAATCTATTTAGTAGGTAATTTTTTATCAAATCTGATTTTGTATAGTCTCTAACTGTATCTGTCGGTTATCTACTTATGGGAATGCTTGTGATGTGTATACGTATGATATATGCATATACTATGTATGCATAAAGTTCCTGATTTAATTGTTCCCAAGCAAGTAAAAGATCTTTGTGTCTATCAAACATGGTTTATGGGACAGAAGCTAATATGGCCATAGGGTAAAATTAGTTCTTACTAGTGGCTTTGGTGCTCTTCTTGGTCTTGACTCTTGATTATACGTGCATTATTGGATGCCTTTCCTTGAATATGATTCCGTATTGAGTTTTTTTAGCTGAAACCTACATAAAAGCTCTAAAGAATGATCTATGATGAAGGCATTACTTTTTCTTATAAGCTTCTGGTTTCCGAAAGTGTTTGTTAATGAAACCATATCTTAAAACATCTTATTTTCAAAGGCATTATCTGCACCTTTGGTAAGCATTAAGGAATTGCTCATTTGTTTGAATTAAGTTAGTTATTAACAGAAGAGATGTCTTGCGtgtttaatttgattgttgCATGTTGACCAGTATTTATAGAGgcaacattttcttcttataCCTCTTTTGTGGTGTATAAACAGATACCTAAATTTTTGTCTCTTAAAATTAACTTATATGTAATTTTTCTGTCCAGAATTCTTAGTGCATATTCCAAGGTTTCTCCAAAGCCAAAGCTAAGTTCAAACAAAAGGTAAGCAGCAAACTGTTACACTACcaaagtaattttaaaaaaatcacatgcTTGTCCATTTCTTCATATTGAACCCCAAGCCACCAGATATGCATTCTCATTGTTCCCAATAAACAGAAGATTTGAGATTTCCCGTGCTGTTATCTTAATATAGATTCCCTGTCTTTATTTCCATATATTATTGTCTTCACAGTGAGTATGAAGAACTGGAGGCAGTACCAACCTGTGCAGTGATTGAGGGGCCGCTTGAACCATCATTTACTGTGCCTGCTCATACTGATGTTGCTGAAGACTCCtcctttttgaatttctttGATGTAAGTTAGCAGTTTGTGTGAAGATTTCATTTCCCAGAGGGATCAGATACAATATTTTGTAGGTATTATATTGAAAACTGTGGATATTAGGTTCTAAAACTGCAATATGCCAAGTATGTACTGTCTCTGCCTAATTCATATTCCACATGTTGCTTCAGGCAACCACGTCCTGCTGTTATCGTATAAATGATATAATCCATAATCTCTTGCAAAATTATAACTTTTGTATTTCATGTAAACTTGTTTCATAGGGCTAACTGCTATTTCTTTATAATTCTATGTCTAGTTCCTGAATTCTAAATGCATTGTCATACCGATACTCAAGTTTCTTTCCTTTCCCTCATTAGGTTTGTTCATGGAAAATTCTCCATTCCAAGCTGGGACTGCATTGACCAGTTTCATAATTAGCAAGTGTTTTAggatattaattatattagatggaccaaagtttggaaaaatggaaatgaGACGTTCTATTTAGATGACAAGTGGAGTTCAATAATGCTTGCATTCTTCCCACTCGGTAGATTTGTTTATATTGCAAATACAAAATTCCAAGTTAACTCATTGGTTTTAAGTTCTTTTCTAGTGATGTCAAGAGAATGGATGTGGATGTGAGAAGTGATGGGATACATCAAGTATATATGGCACTGATACTTGCATTGTTTTGCAGGCGGCTACTAGTATTGGAGCCAACCCTTCAAAGCCTCTGAATACTGGGCAGCCTTACTATGCTTCTGCTCCAAACATAGCTCCAACCTTGCATGTTCCTGGCCCCATACCCTCTCCTACATCCAATCTGCAGGTCCCTACAGCACCTCAATCGGCTCCTTCAATTCCTTCTCTGTCTCTTCATGAAGGTACTGACCCGACAACCGTCAAAACCAATCAAGTTGCTAATCTTGTTAAGCCCTCTACTTTCTTTACACCTCCTTTGTCACCCGTATTGCCAATCAACCCTGTCGCCTCTTCTATCTCTACACCTGCTCTTCATCCTCCTCTGAATATACAGCGCCCACATGGTACACCAATGCTTCAACCCTTCCCACCTCCGACACCACCACCATCTCTCACCTCTAACCCCAGTCCTATTAATGTGCCACTGAGCAGAGAAAAAGTTCG
Coding sequences within it:
- the LOC116015493 gene encoding mRNA-decapping enzyme-like protein, with the translated sequence MSFSQTAKLMPNLDERSTKVLNLTVLQRIDPFIEEILITAAHVTFYEFNVDLNQWSRKDVEGSLFVVKRNAQPRFQFVVMNRRNTENLVEDLLGDFEFEIQVPYLLYRNAAQEVNGIWFYNSRECQEVGNLFSRILSAYSKVSPKPKLSSNKSEYEELEAVPTCAVIEGPLEPSFTVPAHTDVAEDSSFLNFFDAATSIGANPSKPLNTGQPYYASAPNIAPTLHVPGPIPSPTSNLQVPTAPQSAPSIPSLSLHEGTDPTTVKTNQVANLVKPSTFFTPPLSPVLPINPVASSISTPALHPPLNIQRPHGTPMLQPFPPPTPPPSLTSNPSPINVPLSREKVRDALLVLVQDNQFIDLVYQALLKVHQS